A region of Deinococcus metalli DNA encodes the following proteins:
- a CDS encoding efflux RND transporter periplasmic adaptor subunit: MEQVSTSGTPPPPPPRRATTSTAPPPTARRPFPWGWLFVPLLLGGAGFVGYRLGHADSGSAGTPRTGGGSFGAGPAGAGQSAGGQTGSGQPGTSRSGRSSGTASDTGSPSRTGGAATDSAAADATRSGAAGARTAGAAPTGAVTSTVVTPVQVTAATTGTLSTSRTLTGTVAAAQTTTVTARTSGTVTAVAAAVGASVKAGQTVVTLSNTDLNSAVQSAQNALDSARVQLRGQQASTVGARAGLQAQVTAAQLSLTNAQATLNSQQQLLAIGAVARSEVTAQQAAVAQAQTTLTTARANLAENERSGAQGVTEAQLTVQKAQLTLTQAQAAADAARVTAPFAGQITALNVAPGEYLTANGEAFTLVSAQRQVNVNVPATEAATLTPGTVLSFRSGTQSYPLKVAQNPGAPTNGSVPLTARFTGQSVPALGSVGSVVYTAKVATGVLVPSTALQADGDQTYVFTVAGGRATLKAVTVLGQAGTQSAVSGIASGAQVVTQPPTGLLDGAGVSTGGAAAGSSATNPAGGPPPGGLP, translated from the coding sequence ATGGAACAGGTCTCGACATCCGGCACGCCCCCGCCACCTCCTCCCCGCCGGGCGACGACGTCCACTGCTCCCCCGCCCACGGCGCGGCGTCCGTTTCCGTGGGGCTGGCTGTTCGTGCCGCTGCTGCTGGGCGGCGCGGGGTTCGTCGGCTACCGGCTGGGCCACGCGGACAGCGGCTCCGCGGGCACGCCACGCACCGGCGGCGGCTCCTTCGGGGCGGGGCCGGCCGGCGCCGGGCAGAGCGCTGGCGGGCAGACCGGCTCGGGTCAGCCGGGCACGTCCCGTTCCGGCCGCTCATCTGGCACGGCGTCTGACACTGGAAGCCCCTCACGCACGGGCGGCGCGGCCACCGATAGCGCGGCCGCCGATGCGACACGCTCCGGAGCAGCGGGCGCGAGAACAGCCGGGGCCGCTCCCACGGGCGCGGTGACCTCCACGGTCGTCACGCCGGTGCAGGTCACGGCGGCCACGACCGGCACGCTCAGCACGTCGCGCACCCTGACCGGCACGGTCGCGGCGGCGCAGACGACCACGGTCACGGCGCGTACGTCCGGCACAGTCACGGCGGTCGCGGCGGCCGTGGGCGCGTCGGTGAAGGCTGGGCAGACGGTCGTGACCCTCAGCAACACGGACCTGAACAGCGCGGTGCAGAGCGCGCAGAATGCGCTGGACTCGGCGCGGGTGCAGCTGCGGGGCCAGCAGGCGAGCACGGTGGGCGCGCGGGCGGGGCTCCAGGCCCAGGTCACGGCGGCGCAGCTGTCGCTGACGAACGCGCAGGCCACCCTGAACTCCCAGCAGCAGCTCCTGGCGATCGGCGCGGTGGCGCGCAGCGAGGTCACGGCGCAGCAGGCGGCGGTGGCGCAGGCGCAGACGACCCTCACGACCGCGCGGGCCAATCTCGCGGAGAACGAGCGCTCCGGCGCACAGGGCGTCACCGAGGCGCAGCTGACGGTGCAGAAGGCGCAGCTGACCCTGACCCAGGCGCAGGCAGCGGCGGACGCGGCGCGGGTCACGGCGCCGTTCGCGGGGCAGATCACGGCGCTGAACGTCGCGCCCGGCGAGTACCTGACCGCGAACGGCGAGGCGTTCACGCTGGTGAGCGCTCAACGGCAGGTGAACGTGAACGTCCCCGCCACCGAGGCCGCCACCCTGACGCCCGGCACGGTGCTGAGTTTCCGCAGCGGCACGCAGAGCTATCCGCTAAAGGTCGCCCAGAACCCCGGGGCGCCCACCAACGGCAGCGTGCCCCTGACGGCGCGCTTCACGGGGCAGAGCGTGCCTGCGCTGGGCAGCGTGGGTTCGGTGGTGTACACCGCGAAGGTGGCGACCGGCGTGCTGGTGCCGAGCACCGCGCTCCAGGCGGACGGTGACCAGACGTATGTGTTCACGGTCGCGGGCGGCAGGGCCACCCTGAAGGCCGTGACGGTGCTGGGGCAGGCTGGCACGCAGTCCGCCGTGAGCGGCATTGCGTCCGGAGCGCAGGTGGTCACGCAGCCGCCCACCGGCCTGCTGGACGGCGCGGGTGTCAGCACCGGCGGCGCGGCGGCGGGCAGCAGCGCGACCAACCCGGCGGGCGGCCCGCCTCCCGGAGGCCTGCCGTGA
- a CDS encoding efflux RND transporter permease subunit, which yields MIRRVGKGMFSGVNPLVGFSVTRYVLAIGLFIGVVVFGFISMRSLGVDLLPSTTIPVVTVSTSYSGASPATVDDSVTQVIESAVAQVPNVTTLSSTSSTGSSRVTLQLADGTDQNAAANQVASLVSGASRQLPSGAGSPSVRTFNPNAQAVLEFGVAGGTASLADVYDYVDTQLVPTLQRVDGVADVTLSGGSQREIQVQLDPNRLSAYGLTPQAVSSAISASNVSSSIGTITRDGNSTTYTTNAKLTGVQDIQNVLLDAARGVRVSDVATVRDSTTTSSVTRVNGLPVVLVSIQQSSGSNAVAVVDGVKALIAGTTLPAGYTVTFSNDTTGPIRASIESTTHELWITALVVAVVALLFLGRLNTAFTVIAAIPISLAAAPILYGLLGFTFNQVSLLALIVAIGIVVDDSIVVAENVERYRALGYDRVQAVLKGASEVFSAVAAASLSLLAVLIPVSFMGGIVGEYVRQFALGLAAAVLMSWLEALLFLTVRMAYTPDAEPLGWRDVPRAFARVPQAVRFGLTAPRTWWFWVLAVAAAALLWTQVPNRAWLLALLLLPALLMAVWYVWGALLAVGEALTTTLHGITDRGLSFVRDAYARSLDGALHASVGVLLIAAAFLGLTVWLVVPRMTFTFTPATDSGTLRAGLRLPSGLSLAKRNELSNRLESYFLSRPEVQSVQANVGSSNTNLNITMKPKSERPATAVLTATYQQALRNLYPDQPDVRANLFSGGGFRGQGNSQSVTLVASNFDLLKSRAALAVNTLEADPTVLSASSSLDNTTLENQFVPNPSLLANAGLSASTVAGALGTYGSGSSGGSVEIGGVTYPVTVELDPTVLQDDQSLLSLPVYSNTLGSAVPVGQLGSIVQASAPTSLQRTNRLYSLTLTVEPDPASTLSSTQQQEQYTQDLTRAGVIDNLVTVGKADTNSAFALGSQLGTIGVQAFGLSLLLVYLVMGAQFNSFRYPLYLLLPVPFAVAGAYWMMFLSGSTLDIFGVLGFLLLIGLSAKNAILYLEFVVEQMRVLPLRDALIEASRLRFRPIVMTTLTVLVISIPLLLNTGSGSEFGRSLSIVIVGGISVSALMTFYVVPAAFYLFERRRAPQVQPRARLTGIRRAPQAFSLRGVPAGD from the coding sequence GTGATCCGCAGGGTCGGGAAGGGCATGTTCTCCGGCGTGAACCCACTGGTGGGCTTCTCGGTCACCCGCTACGTGCTGGCCATCGGGCTGTTCATCGGCGTGGTCGTGTTCGGCTTCATCTCCATGCGCTCGCTGGGCGTGGACCTGCTGCCCAGCACCACCATTCCGGTGGTGACGGTCAGCACGTCGTATTCCGGCGCCAGCCCGGCCACGGTGGACGACTCGGTCACGCAGGTGATCGAGAGCGCCGTGGCACAGGTGCCGAACGTCACCACCCTGAGCAGCACAAGTAGCACCGGCAGCAGCCGCGTGACCCTCCAGCTCGCGGACGGCACTGACCAGAACGCCGCCGCGAACCAGGTGGCGTCGCTGGTGTCCGGCGCGTCGCGCCAGTTGCCGAGCGGGGCGGGCTCGCCGTCGGTGCGGACCTTCAACCCGAACGCCCAGGCGGTCCTGGAATTCGGGGTGGCGGGCGGCACCGCCAGCCTCGCGGACGTGTACGACTACGTGGACACCCAGCTCGTGCCCACGTTGCAGCGCGTGGACGGCGTGGCCGACGTGACGCTCAGCGGCGGGTCGCAGCGCGAGATTCAGGTGCAGCTCGACCCCAACCGCCTGAGCGCGTACGGCCTCACGCCGCAGGCGGTGTCCAGCGCGATCAGCGCCAGCAACGTCAGCTCGTCCATCGGCACGATCACGCGGGACGGCAACTCGACCACGTACACCACCAACGCGAAGCTCACGGGCGTGCAGGACATCCAGAACGTGCTGCTCGACGCCGCCAGGGGCGTGCGGGTGTCGGACGTGGCGACCGTGCGCGACAGCACCACCACCAGCAGCGTCACGCGCGTGAACGGCCTGCCGGTGGTGCTGGTGTCCATCCAGCAGTCGTCGGGCAGCAACGCCGTGGCGGTCGTGGACGGCGTGAAGGCGCTGATCGCCGGCACCACGCTCCCGGCCGGGTACACCGTCACGTTCAGCAACGACACGACCGGCCCGATCCGCGCGAGCATCGAGTCCACCACGCACGAGCTGTGGATCACGGCGCTGGTGGTCGCGGTGGTGGCGCTGCTGTTCCTGGGCCGCCTGAACACCGCCTTCACGGTGATCGCCGCGATTCCGATCTCGCTGGCCGCCGCGCCCATCCTGTACGGCCTGCTGGGCTTCACCTTCAACCAGGTGTCGCTACTCGCGCTGATCGTGGCGATCGGCATCGTGGTGGACGACTCGATCGTGGTCGCGGAGAACGTGGAACGCTACCGCGCGCTGGGCTATGACCGCGTGCAGGCCGTGCTCAAGGGCGCGTCCGAGGTGTTCAGCGCCGTCGCGGCGGCGTCGCTGTCGCTGCTGGCCGTGCTGATTCCGGTCAGTTTCATGGGCGGCATCGTCGGCGAGTACGTCCGGCAGTTCGCGCTGGGCCTCGCGGCGGCCGTGCTGATGTCGTGGCTGGAAGCTCTGCTGTTCCTGACGGTGCGCATGGCGTACACGCCGGATGCCGAGCCGCTGGGCTGGCGAGACGTGCCGCGCGCGTTTGCCCGCGTGCCGCAGGCCGTGCGCTTCGGGCTGACCGCACCGCGGACGTGGTGGTTCTGGGTGCTGGCGGTGGCTGCCGCCGCGCTGCTGTGGACACAGGTGCCGAACCGGGCGTGGCTGCTGGCCCTGCTCCTGCTGCCCGCCCTACTGATGGCCGTGTGGTACGTGTGGGGCGCCCTGCTCGCGGTGGGCGAGGCGCTGACCACCACCCTGCACGGTATTACAGACCGCGGCCTGTCGTTCGTGCGCGACGCCTACGCCCGCAGCCTGGACGGCGCCCTGCACGCCAGCGTGGGCGTGCTGCTGATCGCGGCGGCGTTCCTGGGCCTGACGGTGTGGCTGGTCGTGCCGCGCATGACCTTCACCTTCACGCCCGCCACGGACTCCGGCACGCTGCGCGCCGGGCTGCGGCTGCCCAGCGGCCTGTCGCTGGCCAAGCGCAATGAACTCAGCAACCGCCTGGAGTCCTACTTCCTGTCGCGCCCGGAAGTGCAGAGCGTGCAGGCAAATGTCGGGTCCAGCAACACCAACCTGAACATCACCATGAAGCCAAAAAGCGAGCGGCCCGCCACGGCCGTCCTGACCGCCACGTACCAGCAGGCGCTGCGCAACCTCTACCCGGATCAGCCGGACGTGCGCGCCAACCTGTTCAGCGGCGGCGGCTTCCGTGGGCAGGGCAACAGCCAGAGTGTCACGCTGGTCGCCAGCAACTTCGACCTCCTGAAATCGCGCGCCGCCCTGGCCGTGAACACCCTGGAGGCCGACCCCACCGTGCTGAGCGCCAGCTCCAGCCTGGACAACACCACCCTGGAAAACCAGTTCGTGCCGAACCCCTCGCTGCTGGCGAACGCCGGCCTGAGCGCCAGCACGGTCGCGGGGGCGCTGGGCACCTACGGCAGCGGCAGCAGTGGCGGCAGCGTCGAGATCGGCGGCGTCACGTACCCGGTCACGGTGGAACTCGACCCGACCGTGCTGCAGGACGACCAGTCCCTGCTGTCGCTGCCGGTGTACTCGAACACCCTGGGCAGCGCCGTGCCGGTCGGGCAGCTCGGCAGCATCGTGCAGGCCAGCGCGCCCACCAGCCTGCAGCGCACCAACCGCCTGTACTCGCTGACCCTGACGGTCGAGCCCGATCCGGCCAGCACCCTCAGCTCCACGCAGCAGCAGGAACAGTACACCCAGGACCTGACCCGGGCCGGCGTGATCGACAACCTCGTCACGGTCGGGAAGGCCGACACGAACAGCGCCTTCGCGCTGGGCTCACAGCTCGGGACCATCGGCGTGCAGGCCTTCGGGCTGTCGCTGCTGCTGGTGTACCTGGTGATGGGCGCGCAGTTCAACTCGTTCCGCTACCCGCTGTACCTGCTGCTGCCCGTGCCCTTCGCGGTGGCCGGCGCGTACTGGATGATGTTCCTGAGCGGCAGCACGCTGGACATCTTCGGGGTACTGGGCTTCCTGCTTCTGATCGGGCTGAGCGCCAAGAACGCCATCCTGTACCTGGAGTTCGTGGTCGAGCAGATGCGCGTGCTGCCGCTGCGTGACGCCCTGATCGAGGCCTCGCGCCTGCGCTTCCGCCCCATCGTGATGACCACCCTGACGGTGCTGGTGATCAGCATTCCGCTGCTGCTGAACACCGGGAGCGGCAGCGAGTTCGGGCGCAGCCTGTCCATCGTGATCGTCGGCGGCATCAGCGTCAGCGCCCTGATGACCTTCTACGTGGTGCCCGCCGCGTTCTACCTCTTCGAACGCCGCCGCGCGCCCCAGGTGCAGCCCCGCGCCCGGCTGACGGGGATTCGCCGCGCGCCGCAGGCCTTTAGCCTGCGCGGGGTGCCGGCCGGCGACTGA